The DNA region TTTCATTCTGGGGGCGTACGCTAATCAAATCCCAATAAAGCACAACGAGCACGAACATGGTCATTAGGGAGAAGACATACCTACAAATCATTCATTAAATTGTCGGACAATTTATTCCGACTTTTCTGTATTCGAACTTAAGAGACTGAATACGATTTCGATCACTACCTTCTCATCAATATCAATAACACATGttcctatttaaaaatgtctaaCTTAAGTTCTCTATAATCCcaatttaaaaagttaaaaattaaatgtttcaaaattGAATTCTAGTCGAATAGCATCATTCTATAGTTCCAGTAATAAAaggtttaattttattgcttatGAATTAACCTGTTTACATTCTACTTCCAGGATGGGATCTCAGTTCTGTGGACGACATAGAGTGCATTGGAGTGACACATGGAATTGTGGGTGTGATCTCACTGCCCAACGTCTATGAACCCCATTTAATAGTGGTAAAGGAGGCAACCGCAGTGGGTGTTCTTTATCCGCCACACTTGGTGTATAAGATCAAGTCCATATGCATACTGAGTGCCGACGAGCCGGACACCGATTTGCCCAATTGCAGCAAGCATACCAAGTGAGTTTATACAATAGCTTACGTGTGTTCCCTagtaattaatttatgtttcTAACTAGGAGCAACCAGTCCACCCCCACGCACAGCGTCTCCacctccaacaacaacaatgccagcGTTCCATCGAGCGCCGGAGGCTCCTCAAAGAGCACCAAACTGTTCGAGGGCATGAACAAGACGTGGGGCGCCGTAAAGAGCGCTGGAAACACAATTAAGAATACGACCCAGCAAGCTGCGAACTTGGCCACCAAGCAGGTTAAGTCATCAGTGGGCATTCGGGAGCCCAGGCATATTGAACGGCGCATAACGGAGGAATTACACAAGATATTCGACGAGACGGACAGCTTTTATTTTAGCTTCGACTGCGATATTACCAACAATCTGCAGCGTCATGAGGCCAAACCGGAGGAGAGTCAGTCGCAGCCGGATGAGAGATTCTTTTGGAACATGCATATGATACGGGATTTGCTTAACTTGAATGTGTGTGTTCCGGAAGTTTTCGTCACTGTTTTACAATACTAAGTCGTTTTTATCGCAGGACAAAACATGGATACTGCCCATCATTCAGGGATTTATGCAAGTTGAAAATTGTGTTATAGGCAACGAGTGCTTCACCTTGGCCTTAGTTTCGCGGAGATCACGTCATCGTGCGGGAACACGgtattatatttttacttACTGGTTTCCGTCGttgttataaatattattcatttagCTATAAGCGACGGGGAGTAGACGAGAAGGGAAACTGCGCCAATTACGTAGAGACGGAACAAATACTCTCATTCCGCCATCACCAGCTTTCCTTCACCCAAGTGCGTGGATCCGTGCCTATCTACTGGAGCCAGCCCGGTTACAAGTACCGCCCACCGCCACGCCTCGATCGTGGGTTTGCAGAGACCCAACAGGCCTTTGAACTGCACTTTACCAAGGAAATGGAGAACTATGGACGGGTGTGCATCGTCAATTTGGTCGAGCAGAGCGGAAAGGAGAAGACCATTGGAGATGCTTTTGCAGATCACGTGATCAAATACAACAACGATCGATTGATATATGTGACCTTTGACTTTCACGATTACTGGTAATATGCAAATAGTTAAATCTCATCTGATCATCTAATGATAGATACTTGTAAATCTACCTGTTCAGCCGCGGCATGCGCTTCGAGAATGTGTCGGCTCTAATAGACGCAGTGGGTCCTGAGGCAGGTGCAATGGGTTTCCACTGGCGCGATCAACGTGGAATGATATGCAACCAGAAATCCGTGTTTAGGGTAAATTGCATGGACTGCCTAGATAGAACGAACGTGGTGCAAACGGCTATTGGAAAGGCTGTGCTCGAATCTCAGCTAGTAAAACTAGGCCTCTCTCCGCCATACACTCCCATTCCGGAACAACTGAAATCTCCATTTATGGTGCTATGGGCAAACAACGGTGACATAATCAGTAGGCAGTATGCTGGCACCAATGCCTTAAAGGCAAGTagataaacaacaaattaatcGAATTGTCCactaaatttaaattggtttGATTTAATTCAGGGAGACTATACTCGCACCGGTGAACGCAAAATCAGCGGTATGATGAAAGACGGCATGAACTCCGCCAATCGGTTCGTATACAAATTCTATGTACCCAACATTATTgtatttgttgctgcctttcATTTGTTCCATTTTCTTTATCTTCATTAATCCCCTTGTCAataataatttcctttttgttattaaaattataatagaCTCTCGGTCATTCTGCTAATTACTGGTAATTGGGCGTCCAATCAATCAAAACTTCAAGTTCAATAGCCATGTCATgcgtttatatttttaaagccgTTTTTAAATAGTCCTCATATGCTTTACTAACGCTGCATGCCTGTTTCTGCATACTCAAACAAATCTAATGAGAACAAGATTACGTGTTCGTCTAGAATTCAAGCCCAAAGTTAAGCAAAGGGTTATCTTTCTAACACCATAATACTATTCCAATGCACTGACACGTAGCTAATGCCGTGCCCAACTTCTTCGTAGCTTTTTCATACAAAACTTTGCGGACTCGTTTCGCCAATGCATCATCGATCTGATGCAGGGCCAGTTGTTGCGGGCAGAAGACTTGCAGGAGGACGAGGTCCTAGACACCATTCTTCAGATCCTTAATCCTGAAACACGGCCTCCGCTTCGGGGCTATTATAACCCCGGTGTGCTGGGTCCCGAGCTACAACTCCTCGAAACCATCGTTACGACCAGGTGCGCAGCTCACAGGCGACGCCAAGCTGAAGTAGATGGCCAAGAAATCGGTTCCTGACAGTTAAAGTTTATGTTTCTTCAATTGTTTATATCCTATGATTATTTTATCACAAAAGGTACTATTCTCACATTTAATACTTATCCTTTCCTATCATTTGCACATCCGCTTATTTTTTAACCGGTGATAAATTTAGTTTTACTTAATAAGTTTTTGGAACTTTCAGTTATTACTTGGCGCGTTTTAAGGACTCGTATCGACAGGCCACCATAGATCTGATGCTAGGCAACCAGGTCTCCTCGGAATCACTCAGTGCTTTGGGCGGACAAGCCGGCCCAGATGAAAATGACGGAACAGAAAACGCCGAGCAAGCCAAGTTGCTAGTGGAAGATTGTCGACGCCTGTTGCTGGGAACTGCTCAGTATCCCGTTGGAGCTTGGGGACTAATAGATGCTGACCCAAGGTTAGTTAGGACAACTTACATCgcatttcttaaatatttataaacatgcAAATTTTATTCGGCAGCTCTGGCGATATCAACGAAACGGAGGTGGATACCATCTTGCTGCTCACAGACGATTGCTATATTGTAGCCGAATACGACTCGCATCTGGACAAGATTGTGCGCTTCGAGAAGGTGCAACTGACGCAGGTGCGTCTCATTGAGTTGGGCATGCATCAGCAGACGAAAATTTTTCAGGGATCCGCTCCCACGCATCTTTGCCTGCGTCTCAACTACAGCGTAGACGAGCAAGAAGGCTACTTCCACATGTTTCGCTCGGCCAATCTAAGA from Drosophila santomea strain STO CAGO 1482 chromosome 3R, Prin_Dsan_1.1, whole genome shotgun sequence includes:
- the LOC120451777 gene encoding phosphatidylinositide phosphatase SAC2 isoform X3; protein product: MEVFQTDSHYIFVKRDKSLWWHRRTSEFSIKAGWDLSSVDDIECIGVTHGIVGVISLPNVYEPHLIVVKEATAVGVLYPPHLVYKIKSICILSADEPDTDLPNCSKHTKSNQSTPTHSVSTSNNNNASVPSSAGGSSKSTKLFEGMNKTWGAVKSAGNTIKNTTQQAANLATKQVKSSVGIREPRHIERRITEELHKIFDETDSFYFSFDCDITNNLQRHEAKPEESQSQPDERFFWNMHMIRDLLNLNDKTWILPIIQGFMQVENCVIGNECFTLALVSRRSRHRAGTRYKRRGVDEKGNCANYVETEQILSFRHHQLSFTQVRGSVPIYWSQPGYKYRPPPRLDRGFAETQQAFELHFTKEMENYGRVCIVNLVEQSGKEKTIGDAFADHVIKYNNDRLIYVTFDFHDYCRGMRFENVSALIDAVGPEAGAMGFHWRDQRGMICNQKSVFRVNCMDCLDRTNVVQTAIGKAVLESQLVKLGLSPPYTPIPEQLKSPFMVLWANNGDIISRQYAGTNALKGDYTRTGERKISGMMKDGMNSANRYYLARFKDSYRQATIDLMLGNQVSSESLSALGGQAGPDENDGTENAEQAKLLVEDCRRLLLGTAQYPVGAWGLIDADPSSGDINETEVDTILLLTDDCYIVAEYDSHLDKIVRFEKVQLTQVRLIELGMHQQTKIFQGSAPTHLCLRLNYSVDEQEGYFHMFRSANLRFFNNMTYVIKTQEELAESMTSIVEMFRIALDNAGNTEVRYITGGVLQRRKSKLPTLDVPRGMPRNLSESQLVQFSSKALSNVAGQFSKLGQTFKKPQAHSSSLATTMNSQGIRHRDIEIESGQEAEKAVFTLGRKQRSSNSASSTDTDEHDNSLYEPEVDSDVEIAMDKSNYTENAFLPSVGIVMGNQKEGSPSSSDEIRQLEQKDSMCKTTEDVLTISITSVTDHVGLPTGLLENAPPIRPITPNPLICVEAQEAYEDGEEGVKPVSSACSIPHTLRLFLARNRSK
- the LOC120451777 gene encoding phosphatidylinositide phosphatase SAC2 isoform X2 is translated as MEVFQTDSHYIFVKRDKSLWWHRRTSEFSIKAGWDLSSVDDIECIGVTHGIVGVISLPNVYEPHLIVVKEATAVGVLYPPHLVYKIKSICILSADEPDTDLPNCSKHTKSNQSTPTHSVSTSNNNNASVPSSAGGSSKSTKLFEGMNKTWGAVKSAGNTIKNTTQQAANLATKQVKSSVGIREPRHIERRITEELHKIFDETDSFYFSFDCDITNNLQRHEAKPEESQSQPDERFFWNMHMIRDLLNLNDKTWILPIIQGFMQVENCVIGNECFTLALVSRRSRHRAGTRYKRRGVDEKGNCANYVETEQILSFRHHQLSFTQVRGSVPIYWSQPGYKYRPPPRLDRGFAETQQAFELHFTKEMENYGRVCIVNLVEQSGKEKTIGDAFADHVIKYNNDRLIYVTFDFHDYCRGMRFENVSALIDAVGPEAGAMGFHWRDQRGMICNQKSVFRVNCMDCLDRTNVVQTAIGKAVLESQLVKLGLSPPYTPIPEQLKSPFMVLWANNGDIISRQYAGTNALKGDYTRTGERKISGMMKDGMNSANRFFIQNFADSFRQCIIDLMQGQLLRAEDLQEDEVLDTILQILNPETRPPLRGYYNPGVLGPELQLLETIVTTSYYLARFKDSYRQATIDLMLGNQVSSESLSALGGQAGPDENDGTENAEQAKLLVEDCRRLLLGTAQYPVGAWGLIDADPSSGDINETEVDTILLLTDDCYIVAEYDSHLDKIVRFEKVQLTQVRLIELGMHQQTKIFQGSAPTHLCLRLNYSVDEQEGYFHMFRSANLRFFNNMTYVIKTQEELAESMTSIVEMFRIALDNAGNTEVRYITGGVLQRRKSKLPTLDVPRGMPRNLSESQLVQFSSKALSNVAGQFSKLGQTFKKPQAHSSSLATTMNSQGIRHRDIEIESGQEAEKAVFTLGRKQRSSNSASSTDTDEHDNSLYEPEVDSDVEIAMDKSNYTENAFLPSVGIVMGNQKEGSPSSSDEIRQLEQKDSMCKTTEDVLTISITSVTDHVGLPTGLLENAPPIRPITPNPLICVEAQEAYEDGEEGVKPVSSTSARDLSLPGLPTHPEANKLKQLTSPLSKLAKNIGLNLDPRKIATKTGVLSPTSLSAENSPPERGPSSRDHLLELWEVEKCKTKLIAL
- the LOC120451777 gene encoding phosphatidylinositide phosphatase SAC2 isoform X1, encoding MEVFQTDSHYIFVKRDKSLWWHRRTSEFSIKAGWDLSSVDDIECIGVTHGIVGVISLPNVYEPHLIVVKEATAVGVLYPPHLVYKIKSICILSADEPDTDLPNCSKHTKSNQSTPTHSVSTSNNNNASVPSSAGGSSKSTKLFEGMNKTWGAVKSAGNTIKNTTQQAANLATKQVKSSVGIREPRHIERRITEELHKIFDETDSFYFSFDCDITNNLQRHEAKPEESQSQPDERFFWNMHMIRDLLNLNDKTWILPIIQGFMQVENCVIGNECFTLALVSRRSRHRAGTRYKRRGVDEKGNCANYVETEQILSFRHHQLSFTQVRGSVPIYWSQPGYKYRPPPRLDRGFAETQQAFELHFTKEMENYGRVCIVNLVEQSGKEKTIGDAFADHVIKYNNDRLIYVTFDFHDYCRGMRFENVSALIDAVGPEAGAMGFHWRDQRGMICNQKSVFRVNCMDCLDRTNVVQTAIGKAVLESQLVKLGLSPPYTPIPEQLKSPFMVLWANNGDIISRQYAGTNALKGDYTRTGERKISGMMKDGMNSANRYYLARFKDSYRQATIDLMLGNQVSSESLSALGGQAGPDENDGTENAEQAKLLVEDCRRLLLGTAQYPVGAWGLIDADPSSGDINETEVDTILLLTDDCYIVAEYDSHLDKIVRFEKVQLTQVRLIELGMHQQTKIFQGSAPTHLCLRLNYSVDEQEGYFHMFRSANLRFFNNMTYVIKTQEELAESMTSIVEMFRIALDNAGNTEVRYITGGVLQRRKSKLPTLDVPRGMPRNLSESQLVQFSSKALSNVAGQFSKLGQTFKKPQAHSSSLATTMNSQGIRHRDIEIESGQEAEKAVFTLGRKQRSSNSASSTDTDEHDNSLYEPEVDSDVEIAMDKSNYTENAFLPSVGIVMGNQKEGSPSSSDEIRQLEQKDSMCKTTEDVLTISITSVTDHVGLPTGLLENAPPIRPITPNPLICVEAQEAYEDGEEGVKPVSSTSARDLSLPGLPTHPEANKLKQLTSPLSKLAKNIGLNLDPRKIATKTGVLSPTSLSAENSPPERGPSSRDHLLELWEVEKCKTKLIAL